From Pseudomonas hefeiensis, one genomic window encodes:
- a CDS encoding LacI family DNA-binding transcriptional regulator, which translates to MAKKPAAPTSQASMAVATRGSSLTLIDVAKIAGVSPMTVSRALHRPELVSENTREKVREAVRQSGYVPNMLAGSLASNKSRLVAIFLPTIANSIFADTVQSLMDRLTQAGYQTLLGLTGYSAEQEEKLLEAVLGRRPDGIVLTGTLHTESSRLRLAQAGIPVVEAWDLSEDPLDMLVGFSHEKVGQETARHLVKKGYKRFSVVTISDPRGLRRCNSLIAELQRQGIEEVPMEVLAPPATLEVGREGLRRLLDLPVRPDIVVCSSDTVAQGVLAQAASLGLKVPAELAVMGFGDLSSAAQVYPALSTVSVDGGRIGLQVAEALLERFENPGAHLKPVRIDTGFTFIDRAST; encoded by the coding sequence ATGGCAAAGAAACCAGCAGCGCCCACCTCCCAGGCATCGATGGCCGTGGCCACCAGGGGTTCGAGCCTGACGTTGATTGATGTGGCAAAGATTGCAGGCGTTTCACCAATGACCGTTTCCAGGGCTTTGCATCGCCCGGAACTGGTGAGTGAGAACACGCGGGAGAAGGTCCGCGAAGCGGTGCGCCAATCGGGCTATGTGCCGAACATGCTGGCGGGTAGCCTGGCGAGCAACAAAAGTCGCCTGGTGGCGATTTTCCTTCCAACCATCGCTAACTCCATTTTTGCAGACACCGTGCAATCGCTGATGGACCGCCTGACCCAAGCGGGCTATCAAACCCTGCTGGGTCTGACCGGCTACAGCGCGGAACAGGAAGAAAAACTGCTTGAAGCCGTACTCGGTCGTCGTCCGGATGGCATCGTACTGACCGGTACGCTTCATACCGAATCAAGTCGCTTGCGACTCGCCCAGGCGGGAATTCCCGTGGTCGAGGCCTGGGATTTGAGTGAGGACCCGTTGGACATGCTGGTTGGCTTCTCACATGAAAAAGTCGGGCAAGAGACGGCGCGGCACTTGGTTAAAAAGGGTTACAAGCGCTTTTCTGTGGTGACCATCAGCGACCCTCGTGGCCTGCGTCGCTGCAACAGTCTTATCGCCGAGCTGCAGCGCCAGGGCATTGAGGAGGTGCCCATGGAAGTCCTGGCGCCCCCCGCCACGCTGGAGGTGGGGCGAGAGGGGCTGCGGCGCCTGCTGGATCTGCCGGTGCGCCCCGACATTGTGGTGTGCAGCTCCGATACCGTGGCTCAAGGTGTCTTGGCGCAAGCCGCCAGCCTTGGCTTGAAGGTGCCTGCTGAGCTGGCCGTCATGGGATTCGGGGATCTGAGCAGCGCGGCGCAGGTTTACCCGGCGCTGTCGACCGTCAGCGTCGACGGCGGCAGGATTGGTCTGCAAGTGGCTGAGGCGCTGCTTGAACGGTTTGAAAATCCCGGCGCCCATCTCAAGCCCGTGCGGATTGACACCGGCTTCACGTTCATCGACCGCGCCAGTACCTGA
- a CDS encoding NYN domain-containing protein, producing the protein MKKIAVFADVQNLYYTVRQAYGCHFNYAALWADVSKQGQIVEAYAYAIDRGDSKQQQFQQILRNLGFIVKLKPYIQRSDGSAKGDWDVGITLDIMDAADHVDEVVLASGDGDFDMLLERIINKHGVQAVAYGVPGLTANSLIRAASRYVPIEGALLLKN; encoded by the coding sequence GTGAAAAAAATCGCAGTGTTCGCCGATGTCCAGAACCTCTACTACACCGTGCGCCAGGCTTATGGTTGCCATTTCAACTACGCGGCCTTGTGGGCCGATGTCAGCAAGCAGGGGCAGATCGTCGAGGCCTATGCTTATGCGATCGATCGCGGCGACAGCAAGCAGCAGCAATTCCAGCAGATCCTGCGTAACCTGGGGTTTATCGTGAAGCTCAAGCCTTACATCCAGCGCAGCGACGGCTCGGCCAAAGGTGACTGGGACGTGGGCATCACCCTGGACATCATGGACGCCGCCGATCATGTTGACGAAGTGGTGTTGGCGTCAGGTGACGGTGACTTTGACATGCTGCTTGAGCGCATCATCAACAAACACGGTGTGCAAGCGGTGGCCTATGGCGTACCGGGGCTGACGGCCAACTCGCTGATCCGCGCCGCCAGCCGCTACGTGCCGATCGAAGGCGCGTTGCTGCTCAAGAATTGA
- the hrpB gene encoding ATP-dependent helicase HrpB, with product MISLPIDEVLPALRQALASRHEAVLEAPPGAGKTTRVPLALLHESWLAGQTILMLEPRRLAARAAAERLASELGEKVGETVGYRIRLDSKVGPRTRIEVVTEGILTRRLQDDPALEGVGLLIFDEFHERSLDADLALALSLNGRELFRDDQPLKILLMSATLEGERLAGLLGDAPILRSEGRMFPVAVRWGRPFQPGEFIEPRLVQTVLEALHDEAGSVLVFLPGQAEIRRVHQQLAEALGEGGNVLLCPLHGELDLAAQRAAIDPAPPGQRKVVLATNIAETSLTINGVRVVIDAGLARVPRFDPGSGMTRLDTQRISRASAIQRAGRAGRLEPGVCYRLWSEDQHEQLAAYGSAEILSADLAGLALQLGRWGVTPQQLVWLDIPPAAAYAQAQDLLQRLGALEGEQLTRHGQAMAELPAHPRIAHLLLRGQSLGLADMACNVAALLGERDILRGSGADLHSRLALLSGEERAARGTQGGVQRARQLARQYRGYLRGKAEEAVADPEHPRWLGALLALAYPDRVAQQRRPGGAEYRLANGRAALFAEADSLMKQAWLVIADLGSRQGQREERIYLATDFDPALFDSVLAEQVRTVDQLDWDEREGVLRAERQRKVGELVLSREPLTGLDESARSQALVNLVRRKGLELLPWTPELRQWQARVALLRRLDLEAKGESDWPDVSDEALLNTLEQWLMPYLGRVSRLSHFANLDLPSIVHNLLPWPLPQRLDEWAPHHLSVPSGSSIRLDYSEHPPILAVRLQELFGLADTPRIAGGRQVVKLHLLSPARRPVQVTQDLANFWRSTYAEVKKDLKGRYPKHYWPDDPLVAEATARIKPRK from the coding sequence ATGATTTCTTTGCCGATTGATGAAGTTTTACCTGCCCTGCGTCAAGCCTTGGCGTCGCGTCACGAAGCCGTGCTCGAAGCGCCGCCCGGCGCCGGTAAAACCACCCGCGTTCCCTTGGCTCTGTTGCACGAGTCCTGGCTGGCCGGGCAGACCATTCTGATGCTTGAGCCCCGGCGCCTGGCGGCACGGGCGGCGGCCGAGCGACTGGCCAGCGAGCTGGGGGAAAAGGTCGGTGAAACCGTCGGCTACCGAATCCGCCTGGACAGCAAGGTGGGCCCCAGAACCCGCATTGAAGTGGTCACCGAAGGCATCCTCACCCGCCGCTTGCAGGACGACCCGGCGCTAGAGGGTGTGGGGCTGCTGATTTTTGATGAGTTCCACGAACGCAGTCTCGATGCCGACCTGGCCCTGGCCTTGAGCCTCAACGGCCGGGAGCTGTTTCGCGACGACCAGCCGCTGAAAATCCTGCTGATGTCCGCGACTCTGGAAGGCGAGCGTCTGGCCGGGTTGTTGGGCGACGCGCCGATCCTGCGTAGCGAAGGCCGCATGTTCCCGGTGGCTGTGCGTTGGGGCCGGCCGTTCCAGCCCGGCGAGTTCATCGAGCCGCGCCTGGTGCAGACCGTGCTGGAAGCGCTGCACGATGAAGCCGGCAGTGTGCTGGTGTTCTTGCCCGGGCAAGCGGAGATCCGCCGGGTCCATCAGCAACTGGCCGAGGCCTTGGGCGAGGGCGGCAATGTGCTGCTCTGCCCGCTGCATGGCGAGCTGGACCTCGCCGCCCAACGCGCCGCCATCGACCCGGCGCCGCCCGGCCAGCGCAAAGTGGTGCTGGCCACCAACATCGCCGAAACCAGCCTGACCATCAACGGCGTGCGGGTGGTGATCGATGCCGGATTGGCGCGAGTGCCGCGTTTCGATCCGGGCAGCGGCATGACCCGCCTCGACACCCAGCGGATTTCCCGGGCCAGCGCCATTCAGCGGGCTGGTCGCGCCGGGCGTCTGGAGCCGGGGGTGTGCTACCGGTTGTGGTCCGAAGACCAGCACGAACAACTGGCCGCTTATGGCAGCGCAGAGATTCTTTCGGCGGACCTGGCCGGGCTGGCCCTGCAATTGGGACGTTGGGGCGTGACCCCACAGCAATTGGTCTGGCTCGACATTCCGCCCGCCGCCGCTTATGCCCAGGCGCAGGATTTGCTGCAACGCCTGGGCGCGCTGGAAGGTGAGCAACTGACCCGTCATGGCCAAGCCATGGCCGAACTGCCGGCTCACCCGCGCATCGCTCATTTGTTGCTGCGTGGTCAGTCGCTGGGGCTGGCGGACATGGCGTGCAACGTCGCGGCCCTGCTGGGAGAACGGGACATCCTCCGCGGCTCTGGCGCGGATTTGCACAGTCGCCTGGCGTTGCTGTCCGGTGAAGAGCGGGCGGCCCGTGGCACCCAGGGCGGAGTACAGCGGGCGCGGCAACTGGCCCGACAATATCGCGGTTACCTGCGAGGTAAGGCCGAAGAAGCCGTCGCCGACCCCGAACATCCGCGCTGGCTGGGCGCGCTGTTGGCGTTGGCCTACCCGGATCGTGTCGCGCAACAGCGGCGGCCCGGCGGGGCGGAATATCGCCTGGCCAACGGCCGTGCAGCGTTGTTTGCCGAAGCGGACAGCCTGATGAAACAAGCGTGGCTGGTGATCGCCGACCTGGGCAGCCGTCAGGGGCAGCGGGAAGAACGAATCTACCTGGCGACGGACTTCGATCCGGCGCTGTTTGATTCGGTGCTGGCCGAGCAGGTGCGCACGGTGGATCAACTGGATTGGGACGAGCGTGAAGGCGTGTTGCGGGCCGAGCGCCAGCGTAAGGTCGGCGAACTGGTGCTCAGCCGTGAGCCATTGACTGGCCTGGATGAGTCGGCCCGCAGCCAGGCGCTGGTGAACCTGGTACGGCGCAAGGGCCTGGAGTTGCTGCCCTGGACGCCGGAACTGCGGCAATGGCAGGCGCGAGTGGCCCTGCTGCGCCGGCTCGACCTGGAAGCCAAGGGCGAGAGCGATTGGCCAGATGTCAGCGATGAGGCGCTACTGAACACGCTTGAGCAGTGGTTGATGCCGTACCTGGGGCGCGTGTCGCGCCTCAGTCATTTCGCCAACCTGGATCTGCCCAGCATCGTCCACAACCTGCTGCCCTGGCCCTTGCCACAACGCCTGGATGAATGGGCGCCCCATCATCTGAGCGTACCCTCGGGCTCGTCGATTCGCCTGGACTACAGCGAGCATCCGCCGATTCTGGCTGTACGCTTGCAAGAACTGTTCGGCCTGGCCGACACCCCGCGCATTGCCGGCGGCCGGCAGGTCGTCAAACTGCACCTGTTGTCCCCGGCGCGGCGACCGGTGCAGGTGACCCAGGATCTGGCGAATTTCTGGCGCAGCACCTATGCCGAAGTAAAGAAAGACCTCAAGGGACGTTATCCCAAGCATTACTGGCCGGACGATCCGCTGGTGGCCGAAGCCACGGCCCGGATCAAACCCCGCAAGTGA
- the yedA gene encoding drug/metabolite exporter YedA yields MPGPRRFPLPLIAAFFALYVIWGSTYLVIRIGVEHWPPLLLAGIRFVIAGSLMYGFLRWRGAPAPTWAQWKAGAVIGVLLLSFGNGAVSVAEHTGVASGVAALAVATVPLFTLLCGYFWGARNTRLEWAGIVLGLIGIAMLNLGSNLQSSPLGATLLLFAAASWAFGSVLSKHLPLPAGAMASAVEMLVGGVVLLIGSVASGEHLDSIPPLEGWLALAYLTCFGSIIAFNAYMYLLKHVRPAAATSYAYVNPAVAVLLGIVFAGETIGSEEALAMLVIISAVVLIGLPQWRKPKPAPAES; encoded by the coding sequence ATGCCTGGCCCACGCCGTTTTCCCTTGCCATTGATCGCTGCATTTTTTGCCTTGTACGTCATCTGGGGGTCGACCTACCTGGTGATTCGCATCGGTGTGGAACATTGGCCGCCGCTGCTGTTGGCCGGGATTCGCTTCGTGATTGCCGGGTCGCTGATGTACGGTTTCCTGCGTTGGCGCGGGGCGCCGGCACCGACCTGGGCGCAGTGGAAGGCGGGGGCCGTGATCGGCGTGTTGTTGCTCAGTTTCGGCAATGGCGCGGTTAGTGTCGCCGAGCACACGGGCGTTGCGTCTGGGGTCGCGGCGTTGGCCGTGGCGACGGTGCCGCTATTTACCTTGCTCTGTGGATATTTCTGGGGCGCCCGTAATACCCGTCTGGAGTGGGCGGGGATTGTGCTGGGGTTGATCGGCATTGCCATGCTCAACCTCGGTTCCAACCTGCAATCGAGCCCACTGGGCGCGACCTTGCTGCTGTTCGCGGCGGCATCCTGGGCCTTCGGTTCGGTACTGAGCAAGCACCTGCCGCTGCCGGCGGGGGCGATGGCCAGTGCCGTGGAAATGCTGGTGGGCGGTGTGGTGCTATTGATCGGCAGCGTGGCCAGCGGCGAACACCTGGACAGCATTCCGCCGCTGGAAGGCTGGCTCGCGCTGGCCTACTTGACCTGTTTCGGTTCGATCATTGCCTTCAATGCCTATATGTACCTGCTCAAGCACGTACGTCCGGCGGCGGCCACCAGCTATGCCTACGTCAACCCGGCGGTGGCGGTGTTGCTGGGCATTGTGTTCGCCGGTGAAACCATCGGGAGCGAGGAGGCCTTGGCGATGTTGGTGATCATCAGTGCCGTGGTGTTGATCGGATTGCCCCAGTGGCGCAAACCCAAGCCTGCGCCGGCCGAATCCTGA
- a CDS encoding cation diffusion facilitator family transporter: MTTSTEHARLLRLATRASVAVALILVVAKALAWWLSGSVSMLAGLTDSALDGVTSLLNLLAVHYALRPADEDHRYGHGKAESLAGMAQALFIGGSAVLIAVQAIERLKNPVPVEAAWLSVGVIVFALGLTLALLALQHRVVRATGSTAVRADSLHYRSDLLLNGSILVALVLAGFGWYQLDAWFGLGIAAYILWSAIQIARESFAVLMDEELPPDVSQRMLELACAVPGVLGAHDLRTRISGNHWFVQLHLELPGELTLSVAHGISDQAADAIHRAFPKAEVLVHADPSEVVKGAGA; the protein is encoded by the coding sequence ATGACCACCAGCACCGAACATGCCCGTCTGCTGCGCCTGGCCACCCGTGCTTCGGTGGCCGTGGCGCTTATTCTGGTCGTTGCCAAGGCACTGGCCTGGTGGCTGAGCGGCTCGGTGAGCATGCTCGCCGGCCTGACCGACTCGGCGCTGGACGGCGTCACGTCGCTGCTCAATCTGCTGGCGGTGCATTACGCATTGCGCCCCGCCGACGAGGACCATCGTTACGGCCATGGAAAAGCCGAATCCCTGGCCGGCATGGCCCAGGCATTGTTCATCGGCGGCAGTGCCGTGTTGATTGCGGTGCAGGCGATCGAGCGTCTGAAAAACCCGGTCCCGGTAGAGGCGGCCTGGCTCAGTGTCGGCGTGATCGTATTCGCCCTGGGGCTGACCCTGGCCTTGTTGGCGCTGCAACATCGGGTCGTCCGTGCCACCGGCTCCACCGCCGTACGCGCCGACTCGCTGCACTATCGCTCGGATCTGTTGCTCAACGGCAGCATCCTGGTCGCCCTGGTGCTGGCCGGGTTCGGCTGGTATCAACTCGACGCCTGGTTCGGCCTGGGCATCGCCGCCTACATCCTGTGGAGTGCCATCCAGATCGCCCGGGAAAGCTTCGCGGTATTGATGGATGAGGAACTGCCGCCTGATGTCAGCCAGCGCATGCTCGAACTGGCCTGCGCGGTGCCCGGCGTACTGGGTGCCCATGACCTGCGCACGCGTATTTCAGGTAACCATTGGTTCGTGCAACTGCATCTGGAACTGCCGGGAGAGCTGACCCTGTCAGTGGCCCACGGCATCAGCGACCAGGCCGCCGATGCCATACACCGCGCCTTTCCGAAGGCGGAAGTGTTGGTGCACGCGGATCCGTCGGAAGTGGTGAAAGGCGCCGGCGCTTGA
- a CDS encoding endonuclease/exonuclease/phosphatase family protein — translation MTRLLRYTLLGLLLILGLAALSIYSLTWRPEPREALPVSCAANTATLTPGQALKVMTWNVQFLAGKRYVFWHDLAQGNDESPTLEDMAFSLDEVARVIRDEQPDIVLLQELDDGAKASDYQNQLKLLQERLTDLYPCSTSAFDWKADFIPDPHIFGSVGRQLATLSRYRIDQAERVQLPVAGANFISRQFQPKNALLVSHLPLSSGGHLVVLNTHLERATQPDETLPNQVKAVSKVLDKLESRSKPWLIGGDFNLLPLGQYRRLPAAQRTPYSADSPLHLLWDKYPMIPTNNEASGIDRSHWLTHYPNDPGLNGPDRTVDYLFYSPRIKRVEARVRQDDTLRISDHLPVIARFLLPATP, via the coding sequence ATGACCCGTCTATTGCGCTACACCTTGCTGGGCCTGTTGCTGATTCTCGGCCTGGCCGCCCTGTCGATCTACAGCCTGACCTGGCGCCCAGAACCCCGGGAAGCACTCCCGGTCAGTTGCGCCGCCAACACCGCAACGCTTACACCTGGCCAGGCCTTGAAAGTGATGACCTGGAACGTCCAGTTCCTGGCCGGCAAGCGTTACGTGTTCTGGCACGACCTGGCCCAAGGTAATGATGAAAGCCCGACCCTCGAAGACATGGCCTTCAGCCTCGACGAAGTGGCAAGGGTCATTCGCGACGAGCAACCGGACATCGTGTTGCTCCAGGAGCTGGACGACGGCGCCAAGGCCAGCGACTACCAGAACCAGCTCAAGTTGTTGCAGGAACGATTGACCGACCTGTATCCGTGCAGCACCAGCGCCTTTGACTGGAAAGCCGATTTCATCCCCGACCCGCATATCTTTGGCAGCGTTGGCCGGCAGTTGGCGACGTTGAGCCGTTACCGCATCGATCAAGCGGAACGGGTGCAGTTGCCGGTGGCCGGGGCCAATTTCATCAGCCGTCAGTTCCAGCCAAAAAATGCCTTGTTGGTGAGTCACCTGCCGCTGAGCAGTGGCGGCCACCTGGTCGTGCTCAACACCCATCTGGAACGGGCCACGCAGCCGGATGAGACCCTGCCGAACCAGGTCAAAGCCGTGAGCAAGGTACTGGACAAACTTGAATCTCGAAGCAAACCCTGGCTGATCGGCGGCGACTTCAATCTGCTCCCCCTGGGCCAATACCGGCGCCTGCCTGCCGCGCAGCGCACACCCTACTCCGCCGACAGCCCTCTGCACCTGCTGTGGGACAAATACCCGATGATCCCCACCAACAACGAGGCCAGCGGCATCGATCGCAGCCACTGGCTGACCCACTACCCGAATGACCCGGGTCTTAACGGCCCTGACCGTACCGTCGACTACCTGTTCTATAGTCCTCGGATCAAGCGGGTCGAGGCTCGGGTGCGGCAGGACGATACGTTGCGTATCTCCGATCATTTACCGGTGATTGCACGATTCCTGTTGCCGGCCACGCCGTGA
- a CDS encoding YciC family protein — MNPFDVLRDSFYFFKRHLGRIAQLCLPLVILEAVLQQGVDSAVGPEGFSGYSLIVGLLIYPLYTTALILFLDARSRGEAPRPRDLLATALTLWPRFALLTALNTLLILVGISLYFLPGLWLMVVLAFGEYLLVLRGLTPLAAMKESLRLSRGNFWRILLCILCVMVPLWLLKGASLSVYPPPQNPLIALLIDSVHSFLQLFTTVVLFRMFMLVAEKPDSR; from the coding sequence ATGAATCCGTTTGACGTGCTGCGCGACTCTTTTTATTTCTTCAAGCGCCATCTTGGCCGGATCGCCCAGCTGTGCCTGCCGCTGGTGATACTCGAGGCCGTGCTGCAACAAGGCGTGGACAGCGCCGTCGGCCCCGAAGGTTTCTCCGGCTACAGCCTGATCGTCGGGCTGCTGATATACCCGCTGTACACCACCGCGCTGATTCTGTTTCTCGACGCCCGCAGTCGCGGCGAAGCACCCCGTCCCCGTGACCTTCTCGCAACGGCCCTGACCCTGTGGCCACGCTTTGCCTTGCTGACCGCACTCAATACGTTGCTGATCCTGGTCGGCATTTCGTTGTATTTCCTACCGGGCCTTTGGCTGATGGTGGTCCTGGCCTTCGGCGAATACCTGCTGGTGCTGCGCGGCCTGACTCCGCTGGCGGCCATGAAGGAAAGCCTGCGCCTGAGCCGCGGCAATTTCTGGCGCATCCTGTTGTGCATTCTTTGCGTGATGGTCCCGCTCTGGCTGCTCAAGGGCGCCAGCCTGTCGGTGTATCCACCACCCCAGAACCCGCTGATCGCCTTGCTGATCGACAGCGTTCACAGCTTCCTGCAGCTGTTCACCACCGTGGTGCTGTTCCGGATGTTCATGCTGGTCGCGGAAAAACCTGACAGCCGCTAA
- a CDS encoding L-talarate/galactarate dehydratase, giving the protein MLVQKQSLKSSDDDRIAWVRVASVILPLANPISDAKVLTGRQKPMTEIAILFAEIETVDGHQGLGFSYSKRAGGPGQFAHAKEIAPALIGENPSDIAKLWTKLCWAGASVGRSGMSTQAIGAFDVALWDLKAKRANLSLARLLGAQRDSVRCYNTSGGFLHTPLDQLMKNTDLSREKGIGGIKLKVGQPDCAIDIERVSTVRKHLGDNFPLMVDANQQWDRPTAQRMCRQFEAYNLIWIEEPLDCYDAEGHAALAQHFDTPIATGEMLTSVAEHAEFIKHRGADFLMPDAPRVGGITPYLKVASMAEQAGLMLAPHFAMELHVHLAAAYPTEPWVEHFEWLEPLFNERLETRDGRMLVPTRPGLGLTLSEQVKPWTVQEAETGIRP; this is encoded by the coding sequence ATGCTCGTACAAAAACAATCGCTCAAGTCCTCCGACGACGACCGAATTGCCTGGGTTCGTGTCGCTTCGGTCATCCTGCCGTTGGCCAATCCCATCAGTGATGCCAAGGTGCTTACCGGCCGGCAAAAGCCGATGACTGAAATCGCCATTCTGTTTGCCGAAATCGAGACCGTCGATGGGCATCAAGGCCTGGGTTTCAGTTACTCCAAGCGTGCCGGCGGGCCGGGACAATTCGCTCATGCCAAGGAAATCGCCCCGGCGCTGATCGGTGAAAACCCCAGTGACATCGCCAAACTCTGGACCAAGCTGTGCTGGGCTGGCGCGTCGGTGGGCCGCAGCGGTATGTCGACCCAGGCCATCGGTGCGTTCGACGTGGCATTGTGGGATCTGAAAGCCAAGCGCGCCAACTTGTCGCTGGCGCGCTTGCTCGGCGCTCAACGTGATTCGGTGCGTTGCTACAACACCTCTGGTGGCTTTCTTCATACTCCGCTCGATCAGTTGATGAAGAACACTGACCTCTCGCGAGAAAAGGGCATTGGCGGCATCAAATTGAAAGTCGGGCAACCGGATTGCGCCATCGACATTGAACGGGTCAGCACGGTGCGCAAACATTTGGGCGACAACTTTCCGTTGATGGTGGATGCCAACCAGCAATGGGATCGCCCGACGGCCCAGCGCATGTGTCGGCAATTTGAAGCGTACAACCTGATTTGGATTGAAGAGCCGCTGGACTGCTATGACGCCGAAGGCCACGCCGCGTTGGCGCAGCATTTCGATACACCGATCGCCACCGGCGAAATGCTCACCAGCGTTGCTGAACACGCTGAGTTCATCAAGCATCGCGGCGCCGACTTCCTGATGCCCGACGCGCCACGAGTTGGCGGCATCACCCCTTATTTGAAGGTCGCATCAATGGCCGAGCAGGCGGGCCTGATGCTGGCCCCTCATTTCGCCATGGAGCTGCACGTTCACCTGGCCGCCGCCTATCCGACCGAGCCCTGGGTCGAACATTTCGAATGGCTTGAACCGCTGTTCAACGAGCGTCTGGAAACCCGTGACGGTCGGATGCTGGTGCCCACCCGTCCCGGTTTGGGACTGACGCTGAGCGAACAGGTCAAACCTTGGACCGTTCAGGAAGCTGAGACCGGTATTCGTCCCTGA
- a CDS encoding DUF2076 domain-containing protein translates to MNSEEQTLIDGLFSRLQQAEKDSAPRDAQAEARIKEHMTSQPAAGYFMTQAILVQETALKSLDEQNKQLTQQIQQLQADLQQARQQPPAPSGGGGFLSSIFGGSARDSRPASAPGASPTSGGGWREPARPGFNAPSQQNYAPPQQNYAAPPANYGAAQQQAPGAGSFMSGALKTAAGVAGGVMLAQGISSLFHGAQQPQEVVEVIEQEPAQPVNDTASSDSGWGDDSSVAGNDAYGSDQGGFNDADYSDDSSFFGDDDSFV, encoded by the coding sequence ATGAACAGCGAAGAACAAACCCTGATCGATGGACTGTTTTCACGGCTGCAACAGGCCGAAAAGGATTCAGCCCCGCGCGACGCCCAGGCCGAGGCGCGGATCAAGGAACATATGACCAGCCAGCCCGCGGCGGGCTATTTCATGACCCAGGCGATCCTGGTGCAAGAAACGGCGCTCAAAAGCCTCGACGAGCAGAACAAGCAACTGACCCAGCAAATCCAGCAACTGCAGGCTGACCTGCAACAGGCCCGCCAACAGCCTCCGGCGCCCAGCGGTGGCGGTGGTTTTCTCTCGAGTATTTTCGGTGGCAGCGCGCGCGACTCACGTCCAGCGTCCGCTCCGGGCGCTTCGCCAACCAGCGGTGGCGGCTGGCGCGAACCGGCGCGGCCTGGCTTCAATGCACCATCCCAGCAGAACTACGCCCCTCCCCAACAGAACTACGCCGCGCCGCCGGCAAACTACGGCGCTGCGCAACAGCAGGCTCCAGGGGCCGGCAGCTTCATGAGCGGCGCGCTGAAAACCGCGGCCGGCGTGGCCGGTGGCGTGATGCTGGCCCAGGGCATCAGCAGTCTGTTCCACGGTGCCCAGCAGCCTCAGGAAGTCGTCGAGGTCATCGAGCAGGAGCCGGCCCAACCGGTCAACGACACGGCAAGCAGTGACAGCGGCTGGGGCGATGACTCAAGTGTCGCCGGTAACGATGCCTATGGCAGCGACCAAGGCGGTTTCAACGACGCCGACTACAGCGACGATTCATCCTTTTTCGGCGATGACGACTCCTTCGTCTGA
- a CDS encoding 3'-5' exonuclease codes for MERIAVIDFETTGITPSSSCRATEIAVVILEQGRIVDRYQSLMNAGVRVPAFIEQLTGISNAMLRSAPPAEKVMNEVNEFVGITPLLAHNAAFDQKFWDFELGRIKRTRLQNFACSLLLARRLMPSAPNHKLGTLNTFAGLPHTGQAHRAMADAEMAANLTAHLATQLRQQHGLRELSHDLLCSLQKVPAAKINEHLKRHRGF; via the coding sequence TTGGAACGCATCGCAGTCATCGACTTTGAAACCACCGGCATCACGCCGAGCAGCAGTTGCCGGGCCACCGAAATCGCCGTGGTGATTCTCGAACAGGGCCGGATTGTGGATCGCTATCAAAGCCTGATGAACGCCGGTGTGCGCGTGCCTGCGTTCATCGAGCAACTGACCGGCATCAGCAACGCCATGCTGCGCAGCGCCCCGCCTGCGGAAAAGGTGATGAACGAGGTCAACGAGTTCGTCGGCATCACACCGCTGCTGGCCCACAACGCCGCGTTCGACCAGAAGTTCTGGGACTTCGAACTGGGCCGGATCAAGCGCACCCGTTTGCAGAATTTTGCCTGTTCACTGCTGCTGGCCCGGCGCCTGATGCCGTCGGCGCCGAACCACAAGCTCGGCACACTCAACACCTTCGCCGGCCTGCCCCACACCGGCCAGGCTCACCGGGCCATGGCCGACGCCGAAATGGCCGCCAACCTCACCGCGCACCTTGCGACGCAGCTGCGGCAACAGCACGGGCTGCGGGAGTTGTCCCACGATTTGCTGTGCAGTTTGCAGAAAGTGCCGGCGGCGAAGATCAACGAGCACCTCAAGCGGCATCGCGGTTTTTAA
- a CDS encoding Lrp/AsnC family transcriptional regulator, with amino-acid sequence MDKYDRMLLSALLENGRASYAELARKVNLSAPAVAERVSKLEASGVITGYQAKVDMAKIGLPVQCVIELRMNQHGNQKTYDELCRIPQLTECHRVTGDPCVIMQAAVGSMPELEELINRIAKFGFSKTSIVLSSAIEKRVPLGQLEGNGK; translated from the coding sequence GTGGATAAATACGATCGCATGCTGCTCAGCGCCCTGTTGGAAAACGGTCGTGCGTCCTATGCCGAACTGGCCCGTAAAGTGAACCTGTCGGCCCCGGCCGTGGCCGAGCGGGTCAGCAAACTGGAAGCCAGCGGCGTGATCACCGGCTACCAGGCGAAAGTCGACATGGCGAAGATCGGCCTGCCGGTCCAATGCGTCATCGAACTGCGGATGAATCAGCACGGGAACCAGAAGACTTACGATGAGCTGTGCAGGATCCCGCAACTGACCGAATGCCATCGGGTGACGGGCGACCCGTGCGTGATCATGCAGGCGGCGGTCGGCTCGATGCCGGAACTGGAAGAGCTGATCAACCGCATCGCCAAGTTTGGCTTCAGCAAGACCTCGATCGTGCTGTCCAGCGCCATTGAAAAGCGCGTGCCGCTGGGGCAGTTGGAAGGCAATGGGAAATAA